CCTCATAAGTTACACCTCGATTTATAGTGAATCTGAGCGGCGTGTGCAAGAGAAGTGATATTCCGAGATTGATATATTGTGTCTTCTGAATTATCATTTTTAATAGGAATAACCTTTTTTAAGCTATTGTTACTGAAATAGAGTTCTTTGTTTTAAGGAATGGAATTTAAGAATGCGGGCCTGTACCTTGTTTTTGAGTCGATTATTGATCGCCCTGATGCCTGTCATGATTTTGTCTATTGGCGTTACAGATGCATCACCGAAAGCAAAGAAAAGTCCTTTGAAAGTAGAAAAAAAAGTTGAAAGCAGCCCAATTGTTGGCGAGGCTGATGAAAGTGATGCTGAGGAAGAAGATGCCGACGATGATGTAGAAGAAGCGCCTTCACCAAAGAAGGGAAAAGAACCAGCCCCTTCCAAAAGTAAGTCTGAGAAAAATAAGAAGAAATCAGAAAAAGAGAAGAAACGAGCAAAAATTCTGGAAGGGTTTCGCCAAGCCGAAAATTTCCACAACAACTGGTACAACCTGTCAACGACTGAGGTAAAAGCCTCTCATGAAAAGCTCATTAAATTCTGTAAAATAGCCTGCACCAAAAAACACTGTATGCATGATAAGGTGGCCGATAAATGCCATTTGATGTGTCCTGAAACCACAACACGAAATTGCCCCGATCCCTTGAAACGATCTGATGATGATGGAGACGATATGGAAGAACCCATGGGCAATGGGGATATGTCGAGCGATCCTGCTTCAAAACTAGATGACTACGTTAGCCAAACCTCAGGATCTATTGATTTGTCAGATTCTATAGACAAATCGGATCGTAAGCTCATAGACAGTGAGGGCGAAGGGGGGTAGGTGATAGCCCATGCTAGGGATTGAACGGGGCATAACATCCTTCATAAATCGACTGGTTACGTCATTGCGAGGAGCGTTAGCACGTAAGTGCATAAGCGACGTGGCAATTTATGTATTCTTAGCTCCCATCTACATAAAATCCTTTTGAAGAATCAAATACATAGATTGCCACGTCGCACGCCTTCGCTGGTCGCTTCGGCTTACCTCCACGCAATGACTATGTTATTGGATTTCACGATCATGTTCCCTAACTCTCTTTTGAAAACGGAAAGCCTAAGTGTGTGTGCTTAAAGTTATCTGAATACTTCAGTCCAAAACCAAGCATACGATCAGCGCCAACATGGCTGATCCAAATGGTGCTGATCACCACGTAATCCGGGGAATTTACCATCATGCCAGTAATCCCAAGGATGAGGGGACCGACTGCGGAGTGTAGGGTGTTATAGGCATAAGCGCCGATGCGGGGTCCAAAGGCATATCCTGCAAAACTGAGGTCAGGGAGCAAGAAAAGGGCTGCAAAAAAGCCCCAAGAGCGATGATGTAATGAAAAAAGATAGAGCCCTGCGATGAAATAGCAGAGCCCTTCGAGGTGTAACCATATCTTGGGGCCAGATTTGACAGCACCGCCAAAGGGACTTTGTGTTTTATCAAGGTTCATGAAGGATTCTTACTTTGGTAATAGAGCAGTTGTAAAACGAACTATATTTTGGGAAAGCTCCTCAATGCGCTTTTGGGTTTCTTCATTGGGTTGTTTTTTGTCATTAAAGTCGCCTCCCGTTGCCATGACAAAGTTGGGGACAACGACAACGCTCGCTTCGATCGTTAAGCTGTTGAGGAAAGGCATGAAAGCCCAACGTGAGCCAGGTCCGCCAGAAGTACCCATGAATCCAACCACCTTATTTTCCCATGCCTTACCTGTCAGAATGGTTTTGTGAGCATGGGTGGTGAGCTCCATCAAATTTTTAGCAACGGCGCCCACGCTATTATTATAGATAGGTGCTGCGATAATAATTCCTTTGGCTTTTGCGATGCGTTCATGAATGACCTTTACTTGCGGATCATCATAAGCGGATTGCTCGTGGCCATTGGCCAGGGGAATTTTGTAGTCTCGCAAATCCAACAATTCGACGTCTTGGCCATGTGATTTCAAATAATCGAAAGCCCCTTTAGCCAAGATTGCACTTCGGCTGTCGGGGTTTAAGCTGCAGCTGATGACCAAGAATGGGACAGACTCTTGCTTCAGTGTCACTTTGTTTTCAGCGCATGTGACTGAAATGAACAGAAAATATGAAGCTAGAGTGAGGACTAACTTTTTAAACATGTGCTTTCTCCCAGTGAGTGATTGATATTTTTTTTCATACTACTTTGAATTTTCCATTTGAGCTAGTTTTAAGTCTTCTGCCCTTGGACTGGTCGCTTCACTCGTGCTTCCCTTGCTTACTCTCGGGCTAATCGTGTCTCTGGGGCTCGACCTTGAACTTCCCCCCGGGGTTCTGGGGCTTTTATGTGGACTATTAGGTCCATTGGATTGGAGGCTTCCTGAAGTACTGCGCCCAAGACCTGTCGAAAGTTTATCTTGGTTGCCCAAATTGCCTGATTTTCGGCGGCCTAGTTGATCAAGAGGACTTGACGAACTTCCAGATTTTCTTCTGCGGGCATCATCGTTTGGTGTTTTTCTGAGGCGGACTTCTTTTTGTGCGTCTACACCCCCCTTCGAGTCTGCTACAAGGGCCGCTAAAGCCTCTGGGTCCATAATATAGGAGGGTTTGCTTAAACTATCTCCTACACTTAATGCAGGGTCTGATTTTCTTCGCCCCCCACCAAGCTGTGAAAAGGATGTTGGGCCCTTTGAGTCGGCGGAGCCCCTTTTGTCTGATGGACTCATTAATTCTTTTAACTTATCATCTTTTTTTGGATTTTCAGACCCTTGCGATCTTCCAAAAAATCTCCGTCGTGTGTCCTTCTCTTTTTCTGTTGCTTGTACGATTGATATCACGAGAGAAAAAGATAACAGTAAGGCACCAAACTTTTTTAACATGTTTTCTCTCCTGTTTTGAGTCAGATCCTATTAGAAAATCAGGTTGGAGAGCAAGGAAAATCTATATCGTATACTCATCTTGCTTCCCATCTGTAGGAGGTGCTACATCCTTACTTGAGGTTTCCTCATCTCTTGGCGTTGCTTTCTGGCCATTGTTGTTCGACCCACTTTGCGCAACTGTCACACTTGTTCTCCTTGGTGTTACTGGAATGGCTTTGTCCTTCGAAATGCCCTCAGGTCTTGGGCTCCCTGTTCTTGGACTTCCCGTTCTTGGACTTCCCTTCCTTGGACTTCCCGTTCTTGGACTCGGTGCGTGAGGATCTAAGCTCGTTGGAGGTTGTGAGCCGATTACCGATTTTCTTCGAGTCTCTACTTCCAGGGGACTTGGTTGTCCAAGGCGTGCTGATCTTCTTCCATCTGAATTAATTCCTG
This window of the Alphaproteobacteria bacterium genome carries:
- a CDS encoding DUF4260 domain-containing protein, which encodes MNLDKTQSPFGGAVKSGPKIWLHLEGLCYFIAGLYLFSLHHRSWGFFAALFLLPDLSFAGYAFGPRIGAYAYNTLHSAVGPLILGITGMMVNSPDYVVISTIWISHVGADRMLGFGLKYSDNFKHTHLGFPFSKES
- a CDS encoding NAD(P)H-dependent oxidoreductase — encoded protein: MFKKLVLTLASYFLFISVTCAENKVTLKQESVPFLVISCSLNPDSRSAILAKGAFDYLKSHGQDVELLDLRDYKIPLANGHEQSAYDDPQVKVIHERIAKAKGIIIAAPIYNNSVGAVAKNLMELTTHAHKTILTGKAWENKVVGFMGTSGGPGSRWAFMPFLNSLTIEASVVVVPNFVMATGGDFNDKKQPNEETQKRIEELSQNIVRFTTALLPK